In Afipia sp. GAS231, a single window of DNA contains:
- the panD gene encoding aspartate 1-decarboxylase, with the protein MQVTLMKGKIHRAHVTEADLHYEGSISIDRTLIDAAGFLLNERVDIYNIDTGARFSTYVIEAPAGSGIIGLNGAAARLAMAGDKVIIVAYANFDDAEARGFQPRVVLVNEKNQEV; encoded by the coding sequence ATGCAAGTCACCCTGATGAAAGGCAAGATCCACCGTGCGCACGTAACGGAAGCGGATTTGCACTATGAAGGTTCAATCTCGATCGATCGGACGCTGATCGATGCTGCCGGCTTCCTCCTCAACGAGCGCGTCGATATCTATAATATCGACACCGGCGCGCGTTTTTCGACCTATGTCATCGAGGCGCCTGCCGGTTCCGGTATCATCGGGCTAAACGGCGCGGCCGCGCGACTCGCGATGGCGGGCGACAAAGTCATCATCGTCGCCTACGCGAATTTCGACGATGCTGAAGCGCGCGGCTTTCAACCGCGCGTCGTCCTCGTCAACGAGAAGAATCAGGAGGTCTAG
- a CDS encoding 8-amino-7-oxononanoate synthase, which produces MHEGFETDLRELAGQGRLRSLRMRSGIDFTSNDYLGLAESEELRRAAADAVARGVPMGAGGSRLLRGNHPEHEALESEAAAYFGAETALYFGGGYVANFAIFSTLPQQRDLVVHDELIHASVHEGLRRGRTNFVGVPHNNIDAFDTAIVRWRAAGGKGRPWLSVESLYSMDGDSPDLAELFAVANRHEAMVVIDEAHATGVLGPQGRGLAATFEGRDNVITVHTCGKALGTVGGFILAPRIVRDFLVNRARPFIYATAPSPLIAAVTRVALELSRTNPERRGRLARLVQFAGSELRRRCNIEPSGSHILPIIVGADQAAVALADSLQRRGFDIRAIRPPTVAEGTARVRIALTANVDEAIVAGLFEALAEEMRNAG; this is translated from the coding sequence ATGCATGAGGGATTCGAAACGGATCTGCGCGAACTCGCAGGGCAGGGTCGGTTGCGCTCGCTTCGGATGCGCTCAGGAATAGATTTCACGTCGAACGATTATCTTGGCTTGGCCGAATCCGAGGAATTGAGGCGTGCGGCTGCCGACGCGGTGGCACGTGGCGTGCCCATGGGAGCGGGCGGATCGCGCCTGTTGCGCGGCAATCATCCTGAGCACGAAGCGCTCGAAAGCGAAGCCGCAGCCTATTTCGGTGCCGAAACAGCGCTGTATTTTGGCGGTGGTTACGTAGCCAATTTTGCGATCTTCTCGACTTTGCCGCAGCAGCGGGATCTTGTAGTCCACGACGAGTTGATCCATGCGAGCGTCCACGAAGGCCTGCGTCGGGGACGTACGAATTTCGTGGGAGTTCCCCATAACAATATCGACGCCTTTGACACAGCAATCGTCCGTTGGCGCGCGGCCGGCGGCAAAGGTCGGCCCTGGCTGTCGGTCGAGAGCCTCTACAGTATGGACGGCGACAGCCCGGACCTTGCTGAATTATTTGCTGTCGCAAATCGCCATGAAGCCATGGTCGTCATCGATGAGGCGCATGCGACCGGCGTGCTCGGGCCGCAGGGGCGGGGGCTCGCCGCAACCTTCGAGGGCCGCGACAATGTCATCACAGTGCACACCTGCGGCAAGGCGCTAGGGACGGTCGGCGGCTTTATCCTTGCGCCGAGAATCGTCCGCGATTTTCTCGTCAACCGCGCCCGCCCCTTCATCTACGCGACCGCGCCTTCGCCGCTGATCGCCGCGGTCACCCGTGTGGCCCTCGAACTGTCCCGAACCAATCCCGAGCGCCGTGGTCGGCTCGCGCGTCTGGTTCAATTCGCGGGAAGCGAGCTTCGCCGTCGCTGCAACATCGAGCCGTCTGGATCCCATATTCTTCCTATAATCGTCGGCGCGGATCAGGCAGCTGTTGCACTTGCTGACTCTTTGCAGCGACGAGGTTTTGATATCCGAGCGATACGCCCGCCGACCGTTGCCGAGGGCACGGCGCGCGTCCGCATCGCGCTGACCGCGAACGTCGACGAGGCAATCGTCGCAGGTTTGTTCGAAGCGCTCGCGGAAGAAATGCGAAACGCCGGATGA
- the bioD gene encoding dethiobiotin synthase: protein MTARIIVAGTDTGVGKTVFAAALVGALGAIYWKPIQAGLLEETDRQAVLRLSGLSEERALPEAYRLKTPASPHLAAEIDGITIDPEALVLPDTNRPLVVEGAGGLLVPLTREVAYIDVIARWCEPVALCARTTLGTINHSLLSIEALRARGIPLLGIAFIGDENPESERIIVEMGRARRLGRLPHLAPLTGGTLGAAFARHFNIGDLLKDSAG from the coding sequence ATGACTGCGCGCATCATTGTAGCTGGTACCGATACTGGCGTCGGCAAGACTGTTTTTGCTGCCGCGCTCGTCGGTGCTCTTGGAGCGATCTATTGGAAACCGATCCAGGCCGGTCTGCTAGAGGAGACGGACAGGCAAGCGGTCCTGCGGCTTTCGGGTCTGTCTGAAGAGCGGGCGTTGCCGGAGGCCTATCGGCTGAAGACGCCGGCTTCGCCGCATCTTGCTGCCGAAATTGATGGCATTACCATCGATCCAGAGGCGCTCGTTCTGCCGGATACGAACCGGCCGCTGGTGGTGGAGGGGGCCGGCGGGTTGCTAGTGCCGCTGACGCGAGAAGTCGCTTACATCGACGTCATTGCGCGGTGGTGCGAGCCGGTGGCGCTCTGTGCCCGGACGACGCTCGGAACGATTAATCACAGCCTCTTGTCGATAGAGGCGCTGCGTGCTCGCGGTATTCCGCTTCTTGGTATCGCCTTCATTGGTGACGAGAATCCCGAATCTGAGCGTATCATCGTCGAAATGGGTCGCGCCCGGCGCCTTGGCCGCCTCCCGCATCTCGCTCCGCTAACGGGTGGCACGCTAGGGGCCGCCTTTGCCCGCCATTTCAATATTGGCGACTTGTTGAAGGACTCTGCCGGATGA
- a CDS encoding PadR family transcriptional regulator produces MQHGHRDHEHHEHRDHHDRYGRHFGRRSHDDSDTRHPHDDGHGRHRRGRGRQSGRLFDHGELRLVVLALISERPRHGYEIIKEIEDRVAGTYSPSPGVIYPTLTMLEELGHATVAEADGKKLYTITPDGTAYIEANKTALDQALARMQSVNTAHGGGPAPEILRARINLKMALRLRAARGPLTEQQVRDIAAALDAAAVAIERS; encoded by the coding sequence ATGCAACACGGACATAGAGACCACGAACATCACGAACATCGAGATCACCACGACCGCTACGGCAGGCACTTCGGCCGCAGGTCCCATGACGACAGCGATACCAGGCACCCGCATGATGACGGGCACGGCCGCCACCGGCGCGGACGCGGCCGTCAATCGGGACGTCTGTTCGATCACGGCGAGCTGCGCCTGGTCGTGCTCGCTTTGATTTCGGAGCGCCCGCGACACGGCTACGAGATCATCAAGGAGATCGAGGATCGCGTCGCCGGCACCTACAGTCCGAGCCCCGGCGTGATTTATCCGACCCTGACTATGCTCGAAGAACTCGGACACGCGACCGTGGCGGAAGCCGACGGCAAGAAGCTCTACACCATCACGCCCGATGGCACCGCCTACATCGAAGCGAACAAAACCGCGCTGGATCAGGCGCTGGCGCGCATGCAATCGGTCAACACCGCGCATGGCGGTGGTCCCGCGCCGGAGATTCTACGCGCCCGGATCAACCTGAAGATGGCGCTTCGCTTGCGCGCGGCCCGCGGTCCCCTTACCGAGCAGCAGGTCCGCGATATCGCCGCCGCCCTCGATGCGGCCGCCGTCGCGATCGAGCGCAGCTAG
- a CDS encoding IS5 family transposase (programmed frameshift), which yields MGVKDRLVLSEAAWERMAPLIIGRPDQKGSTGRDNRMFVEGVLWIVRTGSPWRDLPEAFGDWNSVFRRFSRWSIKGVWWRIFEAMSDDPDFEYLIDDSTIVRAHQHAAGAKKGSEDQAIGRSRGGLSTKIHMAVRGLGCPVRFTLTAGQKGDAPQAAALIEGLSAEVVMADTAYDADHLRQAIAAKGALAVIPNNPSRALKYPLDKHLYAQRHLVECCFSKLKQFRRVATRFEKTARNYRAVVTLAAIILWMR from the exons TTGGGTGTGAAGGACCGTTTGGTTTTGAGCGAAGCGGCGTGGGAGCGGATGGCGCCGCTGATTATCGGCCGACCTGACCAGAAAGGCTCCACCGGACGCGACAACCGGATGTTCGTGGAGGGCGTGCTGTGGATCGTGCGTACGGGCTCTCCCTGGCGTGATCTTCCGGAGGCGTTTGGGGATTGGAACAGCGTGTTCCGGCGCTTCAGTCGATGGAGCATCAAGGGTGTTTGGTGGCGGATCTTCGAGGCGATGTCCGATGATCCGGACTTCGAATATCTGATCGACGACTCCACCATCGTCCGGGCGCATCAGCATGCCGCCGGGGCGAAAAAA GGGTCTGAAGATCAGGCGATCGGCCGCTCGCGCGGTGGCCTGAGCACCAAGATACATATGGCCGTTCGCGGCTTGGGATGCCCGGTGCGGTTCACGCTTACCGCAGGTCAGAAGGGCGATGCACCGCAAGCCGCAGCATTGATCGAGGGATTATCCGCCGAAGTCGTCATGGCCGATACGGCCTATGACGCCGATCACTTGCGCCAAGCCATCGCCGCCAAGGGCGCGCTCGCCGTCATTCCCAACAACCCGTCACGTGCGCTCAAATATCCGCTCGACAAGCATCTCTATGCCCAGCGCCATCTCGTGGAATGCTGCTTCTCAAAGCTCAAGCAGTTCCGCCGCGTCGCAACCCGCTTCGAAAAGACCGCACGAAATTACAGGGCCGTCGTCACTCTCGCGGCCATCATCTTATGGATGCGATAA
- a CDS encoding TetR/AcrR family transcriptional regulator, which translates to MTRKKEIDPDRILDAVEAVILESGGRNFTLDAVAERAGISKGGLVYSFPTKDGLIRAALEREVTRFQEAVRQRLGGRQVEPFELVLAHIDEALDEDDAATRKAAFLVTALVHAPDMMEPARLYYRALLDPLLSKAGAAHDVRHALLAVEGIFLLRGLGFVEVSAAEHKSVLLHARAIVVGVLAGRCLPCGVG; encoded by the coding sequence TTGACGCGAAAAAAGGAAATTGATCCGGATCGGATTCTGGACGCGGTCGAGGCCGTGATCCTCGAATCTGGTGGCCGAAATTTCACGCTCGATGCCGTCGCCGAGCGTGCGGGGATCAGCAAGGGCGGTCTCGTTTACAGCTTCCCGACCAAGGATGGATTAATCCGCGCGGCGTTAGAGCGGGAAGTAACGCGCTTTCAAGAAGCGGTGCGCCAGCGGCTTGGCGGCAGGCAGGTTGAGCCTTTCGAATTGGTCCTCGCCCACATCGACGAAGCGCTGGATGAGGACGACGCCGCGACGCGCAAGGCGGCTTTTCTCGTTACCGCGTTGGTGCACGCGCCCGATATGATGGAACCAGCGAGACTTTATTACCGCGCGCTGCTCGATCCACTTCTGTCTAAGGCAGGCGCTGCCCACGACGTTCGTCACGCCCTGCTGGCTGTTGAGGGAATTTTCCTACTCCGAGGACTAGGCTTCGTCGAGGTCTCGGCGGCGGAGCACAAATCCGTCCTGCTCCACGCGCGAGCCATCGTCGTCGGGGTGCTAGCCGGACGTTGTCTCCCTTGCGGCGTTGGATAG
- a CDS encoding VOC family protein, with product MNSNLPAAALGHFVMKVNDVNISYQFYTKFGLRPMGIFPDGVGIIELRGGTHIVLFNKNDEFPFSIIPSHLGQRGDFSSERLDLMIDSKSRSDLELYRTTLVKNGLSVGEIAPDQFFGHYYFQLADPDGNGITVYTSHVGELPV from the coding sequence ATGAACAGCAATTTACCCGCAGCAGCCCTCGGACATTTTGTCATGAAGGTTAATGACGTTAATATCAGTTATCAATTTTATACAAAATTTGGTTTGCGCCCAATGGGAATATTTCCGGATGGCGTAGGCATCATCGAATTGCGAGGCGGAACACACATTGTGCTTTTTAATAAAAATGATGAATTTCCATTTTCAATAATTCCTAGCCATCTTGGCCAACGCGGAGATTTTTCTAGCGAACGCCTCGACTTGATGATTGACAGCAAATCTAGGAGCGACCTGGAATTGTATAGGACGACTCTGGTGAAAAATGGATTGTCGGTAGGTGAAATTGCTCCGGACCAATTTTTTGGTCACTATTACTTCCAGTTGGCTGATCCTGATGGCAATGGGATAACGGTCTACACCAGCCACGTGGGAGAATTACCAGTCTAG
- a CDS encoding flavin reductase family protein: MDEKMEGVVQPGDNETIRAAFRDVMRQYATSVSVVATLDEQGNPHGMAASSVISVSMEPPSMLFAVNKAASLHSILERASHFVVNMLGSEQLDIVECFSRSELREQRFKVGNWGTGAFGLPFVTNGRAAIFCRLDRVVAYGTHSLHIGVVEHVIDGIAGAPLIWLDGSRAELLLRAG; the protein is encoded by the coding sequence ATGGACGAGAAGATGGAGGGTGTCGTGCAGCCAGGTGACAATGAAACTATTCGGGCGGCATTTCGTGACGTCATGCGCCAATATGCGACCTCGGTATCGGTTGTCGCGACGTTGGATGAGCAGGGCAATCCGCACGGCATGGCCGCCTCCTCGGTGATTTCCGTGTCCATGGAGCCGCCGTCGATGCTGTTCGCTGTGAACAAGGCCGCAAGTCTCCATAGTATCCTGGAGCGCGCCAGTCATTTCGTGGTCAACATGCTGGGGTCGGAGCAGCTCGACATTGTCGAATGCTTTTCGCGGTCCGAGTTACGGGAGCAGCGATTCAAGGTCGGTAATTGGGGTACCGGCGCCTTCGGGCTGCCATTCGTGACCAACGGGCGCGCCGCGATCTTTTGCAGATTGGATCGCGTTGTCGCGTACGGCACTCACAGTTTGCATATCGGTGTCGTTGAGCACGTGATCGATGGGATCGCGGGGGCGCCGCTCATTTGGCTGGACGGAAGCCGTGCCGAACTCTTGCTGCGTGCCGGGTGA
- a CDS encoding flavin reductase family protein: protein MQPGDKEIIRAAFRDVMRQYATSVSVVATLDEQGNPHGMVASSVISVSMEPPSMLFAVNKAASLHSILERASHFVVNVLGAEQLDIVECFSRSELREQRFKVGNWDTGAFGLPFVTNGRAAIFCRLDRVVAYGTHSLHIGVVEHVIDGIAAAPLIWLDGSRAELLLRAG, encoded by the coding sequence GTGCAGCCAGGCGACAAGGAAATCATTCGGGCGGCATTTCGTGATGTCATGCGCCAATATGCGACCTCGGTATCGGTTGTCGCGACGTTGGATGAGCAGGGCAATCCGCACGGCATGGTCGCATCCTCGGTGATTTCCGTGTCCATGGAGCCGCCGTCGATGCTGTTCGCTGTGAACAAGGCCGCAAGTCTCCATAGTATCCTGGAGCGCGCCAGTCATTTCGTTGTCAATGTCCTGGGGGCGGAGCAGCTCGACATCGTCGAATGCTTTTCGCGGTCCGAGTTGCGGGAGCAGCGATTCAAGGTCGGTAATTGGGATACCGGCGCCTTCGGGCTGCCATTCGTGACCAACGGGCGCGCCGCGATCTTTTGCAGATTGGATCGCGTTGTCGCGTACGGCACTCACAGTTTGCATATCGGTGTCGTTGAGCACGTGATCGATGGCATCGCGGCGGCACCGCTCATTTGGCTGGACGGAAGCCGTGCCGAACTCTTGCTGCGCGCCGGGTGA
- a CDS encoding (2Fe-2S)-binding protein — protein sequence MAAEAERRKNIDDVAQSRGNVLHLRVNGQAVDTGSDPNVTLLSVIRNQLHLRGTKESCGRGECGACTVLLDGQPITSCSRLAALTWGEVTTIEGLQDEARDLREAFAEFGGFQCGFCTAGQVVHATAILRRLAADSVADLESYVRKQLSGNICRCTGYNGIVEAVLQTYLRRQGIKTAGQIP from the coding sequence TTGGCAGCGGAGGCGGAGAGGCGGAAAAATATCGACGACGTGGCACAGTCCCGCGGCAATGTCCTCCATCTACGCGTCAATGGTCAGGCAGTTGACACTGGCTCCGATCCGAATGTGACCTTGCTCTCTGTTATTCGGAACCAACTGCACCTGCGCGGAACCAAGGAATCGTGCGGGCGCGGCGAGTGCGGTGCGTGCACGGTCCTGCTTGATGGACAGCCCATAACGTCATGTAGCCGGTTGGCGGCTCTCACATGGGGCGAGGTGACCACCATCGAGGGCTTGCAGGACGAAGCGCGAGATCTGCGCGAGGCGTTCGCCGAGTTTGGCGGTTTCCAATGCGGTTTTTGCACGGCCGGACAGGTTGTGCATGCGACGGCGATCCTGCGGCGGCTCGCCGCCGATTCAGTCGCTGATCTCGAGTCTTATGTTCGCAAGCAGCTAAGCGGGAATATCTGTCGCTGCACCGGCTATAACGGCATAGTCGAGGCGGTCCTGCAGACCTATCTCCGGCGCCAGGGGATCAAGACGGCGGGGCAGATACCATGA
- a CDS encoding LysR family transcriptional regulator, which produces MDLKGIDLNLLVALDILIAERSVTRAADRLCITQSAASATLARLRELFNDPLLVKQGRDLVATPVAQGLVAPVSQFLALVQSAFDRYRDFDPAKDRRTFSIVASDYATLLFLQPLMRTLSIEAPNIHLRIELAGENCVEQIRHQDNDLLIVPYDVLPDNGDFIVEPLFSDRYVCVVDADHPDIGSKITLQQFSKLPYLATSFGKASSLVERQLDRLGISRNVEITTSGSTLAYFMLQGTRRISLLHEKLGETVAQKLNLRLLEPPMRLNGSTESIVWMPHNRNDLGHRWLRERLMRHAVSVSATGTKRRMAMPLCHIR; this is translated from the coding sequence ATGGACTTGAAGGGCATTGATCTTAACCTTCTGGTTGCGCTCGACATATTGATAGCTGAGCGCAGCGTAACGCGAGCGGCCGACCGGCTTTGCATCACGCAGTCGGCGGCGAGCGCTACGCTCGCTCGTCTTCGCGAATTGTTCAATGATCCGCTCTTGGTCAAGCAAGGGCGAGATCTCGTTGCGACGCCGGTCGCTCAAGGACTAGTTGCTCCGGTGAGCCAGTTCCTAGCGCTTGTTCAATCGGCATTCGATCGGTACCGAGATTTTGATCCTGCCAAAGACCGCAGGACTTTTTCGATTGTCGCCAGCGACTACGCCACCCTACTGTTTCTTCAGCCACTGATGAGGACGCTCTCCATCGAAGCTCCTAATATTCATCTGCGCATCGAGTTGGCGGGCGAAAACTGCGTTGAACAGATTCGGCACCAAGACAATGACCTCCTGATAGTTCCATATGACGTTCTCCCGGATAACGGTGACTTCATTGTCGAGCCCCTCTTCTCGGATCGCTATGTTTGCGTCGTTGATGCCGATCACCCTGACATTGGTTCCAAGATTACTCTGCAGCAATTTTCGAAGTTGCCGTATCTTGCAACAAGCTTCGGCAAAGCAAGCTCCTTGGTCGAGAGGCAGCTCGATAGGCTGGGAATTTCGAGGAATGTCGAGATAACTACTTCAGGCTCCACGCTTGCGTATTTCATGCTTCAGGGGACGCGGCGCATCAGCCTGCTGCACGAGAAACTCGGGGAAACTGTGGCCCAGAAACTGAACTTGCGTCTGCTGGAGCCTCCAATGCGGCTGAACGGATCGACAGAGAGCATAGTCTGGATGCCCCACAATCGGAATGACTTGGGCCATCGGTGGCTCAGAGAGCGCCTGATGCGGCATGCGGTTTCGGTGAGCGCCACCGGTACGAAACGCCGGATGGCGATGCCGTTGTGTCACATTCGCTAA
- a CDS encoding 4-hydroxyphenylacetate 3-hydroxylase N-terminal domain-containing protein translates to MALRTGKEYIDSLDDDRQVWLDGKQVNVLKHEQLRPCVDAFAQIYDLQHDPKHQDLLVTKSPTTGDPVSLAYLEPRSGDDLRKKRTMIEFLARRSGGTLGRLTDYKAPLLLGLYDIRDDVANVNPEWRDNIINYVESYREKDLCGTHGFADPPHDRSVDTNFPFLKVVNETSKGITLRGAKAVATLAPFANDFIGLTIPRPGLKPEEVLMFAVPLNSRNLKIVCRASHTHVKNSEDHPLAAHYDEMDAWMIFDDVFVPRDRIFFRDRADLLPGMFERVVPVGINHIVIRMAIKAEVLLGTGVAIAEYMGSTKTPAVQAALFDMTAYLETLRAFLTAAEAQATTTPTGMMLGNRQQLVLGRIYGVDNLPKILQRLREICGSSLLLAPGEQDRNNPEIGQLIKTFLMGQDPRTTDRYKMMKLAWDYIADSFGGRQLLFEQYNAQTSPFNKGLVTAHYNFDSVVEVAKKIARVASTRAEATP, encoded by the coding sequence ATGGCCCTGCGTACGGGGAAAGAATACATCGATAGCCTCGACGACGATCGTCAGGTCTGGCTCGATGGCAAGCAAGTGAATGTGCTTAAACACGAGCAGCTCCGCCCATGCGTGGACGCATTCGCCCAGATCTACGATCTTCAGCACGATCCGAAACACCAAGATCTGCTGGTCACGAAATCGCCGACGACTGGCGACCCGGTGAGCCTTGCTTATCTCGAGCCGCGATCGGGCGACGACCTGCGCAAAAAGCGAACGATGATCGAGTTCCTGGCCCGGCGAAGTGGCGGGACGCTTGGTCGGCTGACTGACTACAAGGCGCCCCTGCTTCTCGGCCTGTACGACATCCGGGACGATGTCGCGAATGTGAATCCGGAGTGGCGTGACAACATCATTAATTATGTAGAGTCGTATCGGGAAAAAGACTTGTGCGGCACGCACGGCTTCGCTGACCCCCCACACGATCGTTCGGTCGACACGAACTTCCCGTTCTTGAAGGTCGTCAATGAAACGTCGAAGGGCATCACGTTGCGTGGGGCCAAGGCTGTCGCGACGCTCGCGCCCTTCGCGAATGACTTCATCGGGTTGACGATCCCTCGCCCTGGCCTAAAGCCCGAAGAAGTGCTGATGTTCGCCGTGCCGCTCAATTCACGCAACCTGAAGATTGTCTGTCGCGCCAGCCACACCCACGTCAAGAACAGCGAGGATCACCCCCTCGCTGCTCACTACGACGAGATGGACGCGTGGATGATATTCGACGACGTCTTTGTACCGCGCGATCGGATTTTCTTCCGTGATCGTGCGGACCTGCTTCCCGGAATGTTCGAGCGTGTAGTGCCGGTCGGCATTAACCACATCGTCATTCGCATGGCGATTAAGGCCGAAGTGCTGCTTGGAACGGGCGTTGCGATCGCGGAGTACATGGGCTCCACGAAGACGCCTGCCGTGCAGGCGGCCTTGTTCGACATGACTGCGTATCTGGAAACGCTCAGGGCGTTTCTCACAGCCGCCGAAGCGCAAGCTACGACGACCCCCACCGGCATGATGCTGGGCAACCGCCAGCAACTCGTTCTTGGGCGCATCTACGGCGTGGACAACTTGCCGAAGATACTGCAGCGTCTGCGCGAAATCTGCGGGTCAAGTCTCTTGCTCGCGCCTGGCGAGCAAGACCGCAACAATCCTGAGATCGGCCAGCTCATCAAGACCTTCCTGATGGGCCAGGATCCGCGCACCACTGATCGCTACAAGATGATGAAGTTGGCGTGGGACTACATTGCCGATTCCTTCGGCGGGCGGCAGCTGCTGTTCGAACAATACAACGCCCAGACCAGCCCATTCAACAAGGGTTTGGTGACGGCTCACTACAACTTCGACTCTGTGGTGGAGGTTGCCAAGAAGATTGCTCGCGTCGCCTCAACAAGGGCGGAAGCTACGCCATGA
- a CDS encoding LysR family transcriptional regulator — protein sequence MELKNVDLNLLVAFDALLSERNVTRAAERLTLTQPAVSAALARLRVLFEDPLLVRQGRHLVATPVAERLVEPVREALLLVQSTLSMYRKFDPKVDRRTFSIIASDYVTLLFLQPLLSLLAEEAPNVQFRIRPASDVRDNNHAEQVRTSGTDILIIPREIFPLRMEYPFEPLFTERYVCVCDADHPEVSTSITLEQFSRLPYLATSIGSMSSLADAQLDKLGIPRNTEVTAAGFTFAYFMLPGTRLISLSHEKFGLKMAKKLNLRLLEPPMPLAPFTECMVWLPQNANDAGHRWLRERIKLHASSFFSDALSNETEGAVGLSDGGRAV from the coding sequence ATGGAGTTGAAGAACGTCGACCTCAATCTTCTCGTCGCCTTCGACGCGCTTCTCAGCGAGCGCAATGTCACTCGCGCAGCTGAGCGCCTTACTCTCACTCAACCGGCTGTGAGTGCCGCCTTGGCGCGGCTGCGGGTTCTCTTCGAAGACCCGCTGCTCGTTCGCCAAGGTCGGCACCTCGTCGCTACGCCTGTGGCCGAGCGTTTGGTCGAGCCGGTCCGCGAAGCACTTTTGCTGGTCCAGTCCACTCTTTCCATGTACCGGAAATTCGACCCCAAAGTGGATCGCCGGACCTTCTCCATCATTGCCAGCGACTACGTCACCCTTCTCTTCCTTCAGCCGTTGCTCTCCTTGCTGGCCGAGGAAGCGCCCAACGTGCAGTTTCGCATTCGACCTGCAAGCGACGTACGCGACAACAACCACGCCGAGCAGGTGCGAACGTCGGGCACAGACATTCTCATCATTCCGCGTGAGATATTTCCGCTGCGGATGGAGTATCCTTTCGAGCCCCTGTTCACCGAACGGTACGTTTGCGTGTGCGACGCGGATCATCCCGAGGTTAGCACAAGTATCACGCTTGAACAGTTTTCGAGACTTCCTTACCTCGCGACGAGCATAGGCTCGATGAGTTCGCTGGCCGATGCTCAACTCGACAAGCTCGGAATTCCGCGGAACACCGAAGTTACCGCTGCTGGGTTCACCTTCGCCTACTTTATGCTACCGGGCACCAGGTTGATCAGCCTCTCTCACGAGAAGTTCGGGCTCAAGATGGCGAAGAAGCTCAATCTTCGCCTTCTCGAACCACCTATGCCCCTTGCACCGTTCACCGAGTGCATGGTCTGGCTGCCGCAAAATGCCAACGACGCCGGACATCGTTGGCTGAGGGAGCGAATCAAGTTGCACGCCTCTAGCTTTTTCAGCGATGCCTTGTCGAATGAGACAGAGGGCGCGGTAGGCTTGTCCGACGGTGGGCGGGCTGTATGA